The Astyanax mexicanus isolate ESR-SI-001 chromosome 12, AstMex3_surface, whole genome shotgun sequence genome window below encodes:
- the LOC103035526 gene encoding thyrotropin-releasing hormone receptor, with the protein MENVTLSSITNFTYAQPLAKMPENSLEVQVITIFLTLLICGVGIAGNVMVVLVVLRTKHMMTPTNCYLVSLAIADLIVLLAAGLPNISEVVASWIYGYAGCLCITYLQYLGINVSSCSITAFTVERYIAICHSIKAQFICTVSRAKKIIACVWIFTSLYCIMWFFLVDTHEMVYANGVIVRCGYRVSRNLYMPVYFLDFTLFYVIPLIVATVLYGLIARILFMNPLPSNLSERGSDSIHQGRTNSTVKVSCKPNKGAVSSRKQVTKMLAVVVVLFALLWMPYRTLVVVNSLMDPPYLNTWFLLFCRMSIYTNSAINPIIYNAMSQKFRTAFKKLCHCKTGTSKEKAAKHSVPVYYSVIKDSSHESPEYETEQEDVSAYSVSTKRVNFSDQAGGGATAGMFSIA; encoded by the exons ATGGAGAATGTTACTCTCAGCTCCATCACCAACTTCACCTACGCCCAGCCTCTGGCTAAGATGCCGGAGAACTCTCTGGAAGTCCAGGTCATCACCATATTCCTCACGCTGCTGATCTGTGGAGTGGGAATAGCCGGGAACGtcatggtggtgttggtggttctCAGAACCAAACACATGATGACTCCGACCAACTGTTATCTGGTCAGTTTGGCCATCGCGGACCTGATCGTTCTCCTGGCTGCAGGACTGCCCAACATCTCCGAGGTGGTGGCGTCCTGGATCTACGGCTACGCCGGCTGCCTGTGCATCACCTACCTGCAGTACCTGGGCATCAATGTGTCCTCCTGCTCCATCACCGCGTTCACCGTCGAGCGCTACATCGCCATATGCCACTCCATCAAAGCCCAGTTCATATGCACCGTCTCCAGAGCCAAGAAGATCATCGCCTGCGTTTGGATTTTCACCTCGCTCTACTGCATCATGTGGTTTTTCCTGGTCGATACTCACGAGATGGTTTACGCCAATGGCGTCATCGTCCGCTGCGGCTACCGGGTGTCCAGGAACCTCTACATGCCCGTTTACTTCCTGGACTTTACTCTGTTTTATGTGATTCCCCTGATCGTAGCGACGGTGCTCTACGGGCTCATCGCCAGAATACTGTTCATGAACCCGTTACCGTCCAACCTATCAGAACGAGGGAGCGATTCCATCCACCAGGGACGCACCAACAGCACCGTCAAGGTCTCCTGCAAACCCAACAAGGGGGCAGTTTCCTCCAGAAAACAG GTGACAAAGATGCTGGCGGTGGTGGTGGTCCTGTTCGCCCTGCTGTGGATGCCCTACCGCACCCTGGTGGTGGTCAACTCCCTGATGGACCCTCCCTACCTCAACACCTGGTTCCTGCTCTTCTGCAGGATGAGCATCTACACCAACAGCGCCATCAACCCCATCATCTACAACGCCATGTCCCAGAAGTTCCGCACGGCGTTCAAGAAGCTCTGCCACTGCAAGACTGGCACCAGCAAGGAGAAAGCAGCCAAGCACAGCGTGCCCGTTTACTACAGCGTCATCAAAGACTCGTCTCACGAGAGCCCCGAGTACGAGACAGAGCAGGAGGACGTCAGCGCCTACAGCGTCTCCACCAAGAGGGTGAACTTCTCCGACCAGGCAGGAGGCGGAGCCACGGCTGGCATGTTCAGTATTGCTTGA